One Acetobacterium sp. KB-1 DNA segment encodes these proteins:
- a CDS encoding recombinase family protein, translating into MNGARNVRSVTVIPATPELFNQIEEVNSRKKRVAAYARVSTNLEEQQSSFEAQLDYYTKYIKGKEEWDFVEVYTDEGISATSTKRRDGFNRMIKDALDGKIDLIVTKSVSRFARNTVDTLTNVRLLKEKNIEIYFEKENIYTLDSKGELLIAIMSSLAQDESRSISENVTWGKRKSFSDGNISLPYKSFLGYVKGENGLPQIVEEEATTIRLIYKLFLEGYTPSAIAKKLMALKILTPTKREKWSVSTVISILQNEKYKGDAILQKRYTTDFLTKKTKTNEGEVPQYYVENSHPAIIPPETFGLVQEEFARRKSKGGYTSSQSCFSTRIICGDCGSAYGSKVWHAGSKYQRIVWQCNQKFKQKDKCITPHLYDETIKKLFVEVMNHLIKNKAEIFENYRLLIEKLTDSQDLKEELKQVDEDCSSIEMMVDAFVNENTRIAMDQDEYQRRYNAYAESYDKLRNRHMALSEEIRKRKARKSQIHAFLDILEQQDQLLSEFDETLWRRTILETVVLSKDEVNFRFKDGAEIKWPMKGNI; encoded by the coding sequence TTGAATGGTGCAAGAAATGTAAGATCAGTAACGGTTATTCCGGCAACACCTGAGTTATTCAATCAGATTGAAGAAGTTAATTCCCGAAAAAAGCGGGTGGCTGCATACGCCAGAGTATCCACTAATTTAGAAGAACAACAAAGCAGTTTTGAAGCTCAACTTGATTATTACACCAAGTATATCAAAGGTAAAGAAGAGTGGGATTTTGTAGAAGTCTATACGGATGAGGGTATTTCAGCAACCAGCACTAAAAGGCGAGATGGATTTAATCGTATGATAAAAGATGCTCTGGATGGCAAGATCGATTTAATTGTTACTAAATCAGTTTCACGATTTGCCAGAAATACGGTTGACACGCTGACAAATGTTCGATTACTGAAAGAAAAAAATATCGAAATTTACTTCGAGAAAGAAAATATTTATACCCTCGACAGCAAAGGGGAGCTATTAATCGCGATTATGTCAAGCTTGGCTCAAGACGAAAGCCGCTCAATATCCGAAAATGTGACTTGGGGGAAACGAAAGAGCTTTTCAGACGGAAATATTTCCTTACCTTACAAGAGTTTCCTAGGATATGTTAAAGGAGAGAATGGACTTCCGCAAATAGTTGAAGAAGAAGCAACGACCATACGACTTATTTATAAGCTCTTTCTGGAAGGCTACACCCCTTCAGCTATTGCCAAAAAATTGATGGCGTTAAAAATCCTTACCCCAACAAAAAGAGAAAAATGGTCAGTATCAACGGTGATTAGCATCCTTCAAAATGAGAAGTACAAGGGCGATGCAATATTGCAAAAACGCTATACGACGGACTTTTTAACTAAAAAAACAAAGACTAATGAAGGGGAAGTTCCCCAGTATTATGTCGAAAACAGCCACCCAGCGATCATTCCCCCAGAAACCTTTGGCTTGGTGCAGGAGGAGTTTGCCAGAAGAAAATCCAAAGGCGGTTATACAAGTAGTCAGAGTTGCTTCTCCACTCGAATTATTTGTGGCGATTGTGGCAGCGCATATGGCAGTAAAGTCTGGCACGCTGGCAGTAAATATCAGCGTATTGTTTGGCAGTGCAATCAAAAATTTAAACAAAAAGATAAATGTATCACGCCGCACTTGTACGATGAAACCATTAAAAAACTGTTCGTGGAGGTCATGAATCACCTCATCAAGAATAAAGCCGAGATTTTTGAGAATTACCGCCTTTTGATTGAGAAGCTAACCGATTCTCAGGACTTAAAAGAAGAACTGAAGCAAGTTGATGAAGATTGTAGCTCCATCGAAATGATGGTTGATGCCTTTGTCAACGAAAACACACGGATTGCGATGGACCAAGATGAGTACCAGCGCCGCTATAACGCTTATGCTGAGAGCTATGATAAACTTCGCAATCGCCATATGGCATTATCCGAGGAAATCAGAAAACGAAAAGCTCGAAAAAGCCAGATTCATGCCTTTCTGGATATCCTTGAACAGCAGGATCAGCTTCTCTCAGAGTTTGATGAAACCCTCTGGCGTCGGACTATTTTAGAGACGGTTGTTCTCTCCAAGGATGAAGTCAATTTCCGGTTTAAAGATGGAGCGGAGATAAAATGGCCAATGAAAGGAAATATTTAG
- a CDS encoding recombinase family protein, with protein sequence MRKIIKIEPSVLKLPDKKRVAAYARVSSGKDAMLHSLSTQISHYSEFIQNHPGWEYVGVYADEAATGTKDKRAEFQKLLADCRNHKIDLIITKSISRFARNTLTLLEVVRELSSLGIEVYFEKENIYSLSGDGELMLTILASFAQAESLQVSENCKWRIRKGFQEGELVNLRFMYGYRISRDGIEIAEDQAEIVCMIFDDYLSGKGFNLIAKKLRKMDVEKLRGGIWTPERVGEILKNEKYAGNSLAQKKYVSDHLSKKLVTNWGQLPKYYAENTHPSIIDQETFDKAQEILASRRKSSGKKKRPVYPFTQKIVCDKCGKHYNRKVTHGYTYWNCRTYLHFGKSVCHTIQIPEEILMDVSAEVLGLDHFDEVVFSEKIKEIRVPDDFKLLFVFNDNQILEKTWSHKSRKESWDEKKKQEARERQSLIVERGMAN encoded by the coding sequence ATGCGAAAAATTATTAAAATTGAACCATCAGTGTTAAAACTGCCAGACAAAAAACGGGTAGCTGCTTACGCCAGAGTCAGTAGCGGAAAAGATGCGATGCTTCATTCATTGTCTACTCAGATCAGTCATTACAGTGAATTTATTCAAAACCATCCAGGCTGGGAGTACGTCGGTGTTTATGCAGATGAAGCCGCAACTGGAACCAAGGATAAGCGAGCAGAATTTCAAAAGCTTCTGGCTGATTGCAGAAATCATAAGATTGACCTGATTATTACCAAGTCAATCTCACGATTTGCCAGAAATACGTTAACCCTTTTAGAAGTAGTCCGGGAGCTCAGCAGTCTTGGCATTGAAGTCTATTTTGAAAAAGAAAATATCTATAGTTTAAGCGGGGATGGAGAGTTGATGCTCACTATCCTCGCTTCTTTTGCGCAGGCGGAAAGTCTTCAGGTTAGCGAGAACTGCAAATGGCGAATCAGAAAGGGCTTTCAGGAAGGCGAACTGGTTAATCTCAGATTCATGTACGGTTACCGGATTAGTAGAGATGGGATTGAGATTGCTGAGGACCAGGCTGAAATAGTATGCATGATTTTTGATGACTACCTGAGTGGCAAGGGCTTCAATCTGATTGCTAAAAAGCTAAGAAAAATGGATGTAGAAAAACTCAGAGGTGGCATATGGACGCCTGAAAGAGTTGGAGAAATATTAAAAAACGAGAAGTATGCTGGCAACTCGCTTGCTCAGAAAAAATACGTTTCAGACCACTTATCTAAAAAACTGGTCACTAATTGGGGCCAACTACCCAAGTATTATGCAGAAAACACCCATCCATCCATTATCGATCAGGAGACATTTGATAAAGCCCAAGAGATTCTTGCAAGCAGAAGAAAGTCTTCTGGTAAAAAGAAAAGGCCTGTATATCCCTTTACTCAAAAGATTGTCTGCGATAAATGTGGCAAACATTATAACCGGAAAGTAACCCATGGCTACACCTATTGGAATTGCCGAACCTATTTGCACTTTGGAAAATCAGTATGCCATACCATTCAGATTCCAGAAGAGATTCTCATGGATGTTTCTGCAGAAGTTTTGGGATTGGATCATTTTGATGAAGTGGTCTTTAGCGAAAAGATTAAAGAAATACGGGTACCGGATGACTTCAAGCTACTCTTTGTCTTTAATGATAACCAGATTTTAGAGAAAACCTGGAGTCATAAATCCAGAAAAGAAAGCTGGGATGAGAAGAAAAAACAGGAAGCCAGAGAACGACAAAGTCTGATAGTGGAAAGGGGAATGGCAAATTGA
- a CDS encoding SHOCT domain-containing protein, translated as MTKEQLEQEKNYHISMSISKVLLTEGLLTDDEFKQIKEWLLEKYCPIISSL; from the coding sequence ATGACAAAAGAACAGTTGGAGCAAGAAAAGAATTATCACATTTCGATGAGTATTTCAAAAGTATTGTTGACTGAAGGGCTGCTTACCGATGATGAATTCAAGCAAATAAAAGAGTGGTTACTTGAAAAATATTGTCCCATCATTTCTAGCTTATAA
- a CDS encoding RNA polymerase subunit sigma-70, with protein sequence MMTNEQKDQIHELRILGISYSKIADDLNLSENTVKSYCRRHNLGKDMIKKSTAVLDEKDTCKQCGKPFKQESKGRHKKFCSENCRRLWWKTNESQIKRKSYYSQVCLECGKTFKSYGNTKRKFCSHDCYIKHRFGERPGNQ encoded by the coding sequence ATGATGACAAATGAACAAAAGGACCAAATCCACGAACTTCGTATTCTTGGAATCAGTTATTCTAAGATTGCAGATGATCTTAATCTTTCAGAGAATACCGTCAAATCCTATTGTCGGCGACATAATCTAGGGAAAGACATGATTAAAAAGTCTACAGCTGTTCTAGATGAAAAAGATACCTGCAAACAATGCGGTAAACCATTCAAACAGGAATCCAAAGGCAGGCATAAAAAGTTTTGCTCTGAAAACTGTCGAAGGCTTTGGTGGAAAACCAACGAATCACAAATCAAACGAAAATCCTATTATTCCCAGGTTTGCCTTGAATGTGGAAAAACCTTTAAAAGCTATGGAAACACTAAACGCAAGTTTTGCAGTCATGACTGTTATATCAAACATCGATTTGGAGAAAGGCCAGGTAATCAATGA
- a CDS encoding phage holin family protein — MEYLEKLKVVVVLAFTVLSGWLGILAIPVLLLFVLASFDYVTGLMAAKYRGDKVSSYKGFRGIMKKVCLFYLIAVGAILDYTLLYASQYIGVDAHVNFVIASFVAVWLICNEIISILENMKDMNVKFPAFLEKLTQNIRTQMENETGAQTIDENEDGEDNTK, encoded by the coding sequence ATGGAATATTTAGAAAAGTTGAAAGTTGTTGTTGTACTTGCTTTTACCGTTTTATCCGGCTGGTTAGGAATTCTTGCCATTCCGGTTTTACTGCTGTTTGTCCTCGCATCATTCGATTATGTGACCGGGTTGATGGCCGCAAAGTATCGGGGAGACAAGGTTTCTAGTTATAAAGGATTTCGAGGAATTATGAAAAAAGTCTGTCTGTTTTATCTGATTGCTGTTGGGGCAATTCTTGATTACACGCTTCTTTATGCCAGTCAGTATATTGGTGTAGATGCGCATGTCAATTTTGTCATCGCATCCTTTGTCGCGGTTTGGCTCATTTGTAATGAAATCATCAGCATTCTAGAAAATATGAAAGATATGAACGTCAAATTTCCAGCATTTCTAGAAAAACTGACCCAGAATATTCGTACCCAGATGGAGAATGAAACAGGCGCCCAAACAATTGATGAAAATGAAGACGGTGAAGATAATACAAAGTAA
- a CDS encoding kelch repeat-containing protein gives MASNTLSQNINQVIADLSNIKTSLIGKGQSIPDGTPISSYSGIIDSLQIGTNASAEFNIHFGDTAPEDLTKLWVKTSLPPNIIINTDISTVLNEATLVNPVATADSVICSGRNLSAERIDEKVYLFGGYDESPEILIYDLITCLTTSSGVSMPTDRIYQHATGQLDDEIFLIGGRNSSGVTNKVYCFDVIANTLSDTGLTVPLNEGFGYHGFGFATVGTKIYFFGGYQTTSSSSIVETAFCFDMETKVFSAISEWPYGDSALMSCVVIETDIFICGGYGTTSTKIVKYDTLTGAYLTVATMPASIIYCQAVSIGTDIYVFYEYGIYKFDSVTSEVTTITTESVQRYRQGFMLAYGPDVLSFGGYYLTNQVVKMACDVELEQNHLQIASLRSGKKVELFNQNGIELKMPVSDVFKGNSNNLAQKVEAYYYDNEQWNLI, from the coding sequence ATGGCGAGTAATACCTTAAGTCAAAATATTAATCAGGTAATTGCTGATCTTTCAAATATTAAAACGTCTTTGATCGGAAAAGGTCAGTCTATCCCTGATGGAACACCTATAAGCAGCTACTCTGGAATCATCGACAGCTTACAGATTGGTACCAATGCCAGTGCTGAATTTAATATTCACTTTGGTGACACTGCTCCTGAAGATCTGACAAAACTTTGGGTTAAAACCTCGCTTCCACCCAATATTATTATCAATACCGATATCAGTACCGTTTTAAATGAGGCAACATTAGTTAATCCTGTCGCCACAGCAGATAGTGTGATTTGCAGTGGACGGAATTTAAGTGCAGAAAGAATTGATGAAAAAGTCTACCTTTTCGGTGGATATGATGAGAGTCCAGAAATTCTAATCTATGATCTGATCACCTGTCTGACGACTTCAAGCGGTGTCAGTATGCCAACCGATAGAATTTACCAGCACGCTACCGGACAACTTGACGATGAAATTTTTCTGATCGGTGGCCGGAATTCTTCTGGTGTTACCAATAAAGTTTATTGCTTTGATGTGATCGCAAACACTTTAAGCGATACCGGGTTAACAGTTCCGCTTAATGAAGGCTTTGGTTATCATGGCTTTGGCTTTGCAACAGTCGGGACTAAAATATATTTCTTCGGAGGCTATCAGACCACAAGTTCCTCATCAATAGTTGAAACTGCTTTTTGCTTTGATATGGAAACAAAAGTATTCTCAGCAATTTCTGAATGGCCATATGGTGATAGTGCTTTGATGTCCTGTGTTGTCATTGAAACAGATATTTTTATTTGTGGTGGATACGGCACGACTTCCACCAAAATTGTGAAATATGATACATTAACTGGGGCCTATCTGACTGTAGCAACAATGCCTGCAAGCATTATTTATTGTCAGGCGGTCAGTATTGGAACAGATATTTATGTATTTTATGAATATGGCATTTATAAATTTGATTCGGTCACAAGCGAAGTGACAACCATTACGACTGAAAGTGTTCAGCGATATCGACAGGGTTTTATGCTCGCATATGGTCCAGATGTTTTATCATTCGGCGGCTATTACCTGACCAACCAGGTCGTTAAAATGGCTTGTGATGTAGAGCTTGAGCAGAACCATCTGCAGATTGCAAGTTTACGATCAGGTAAGAAGGTTGAGTTATTTAATCAAAACGGGATTGAACTTAAAATGCCGGTTTCGGATGTATTTAAAGGTAATTCGAACAATTTGGCTCAAAAAGTTGAAGCCTACTATTATGATAATGAACAGTGGAATTTAATTTAA
- a CDS encoding phage tail spike protein: protein MNLYNQSGLLIGELSQYRELYLTELLQTGQDTLSFEIYIRHPLYKYLVEENLILTDENRYVIKSIDERGQTTIIGCQLDLSDLSVDGYYNFLIEDATLSMVLSQVLGSLGWSFSGANISTIQNFSFESGTTLELLEQVEKAYGVVFRYDCIGKNIQVTTISGYSNKGVYFSDELNVKECELRGDSCDLVTRLYAFGKEGLTFEEINSGRAYVDNFQYTSKVITHVWVDTRYEIAEELLAAATKKIEALSIPNRVYTASVVDLASLLPDQYGDLSISIGDKVTLIDRIRGIEIEHQIVKLITYPDSPEKNVAELGRISTDFESTITKLKNEEIKEVVDDTVPEAVDTYISEHYGKWVCVEEYPEVMEDNTLYLKYVSK from the coding sequence ATGAATCTATATAATCAAAGCGGTCTCTTAATCGGAGAATTAAGCCAGTATAGAGAATTGTATCTCACTGAGCTTCTTCAAACCGGTCAAGATACCCTTTCTTTTGAAATTTATATTAGACACCCCCTTTATAAATATCTGGTTGAAGAAAATCTGATTCTGACTGACGAAAACCGATATGTGATCAAAAGTATTGATGAACGTGGACAAACCACTATTATTGGCTGCCAGCTGGATTTATCCGATCTTTCGGTTGACGGTTATTACAATTTCTTGATCGAAGATGCGACTTTGTCAATGGTCTTAAGCCAAGTTCTGGGAAGTCTCGGTTGGAGTTTTTCAGGTGCTAATATTTCCACAATTCAAAACTTTTCTTTTGAATCCGGAACAACCCTGGAACTGCTTGAGCAGGTAGAAAAGGCCTATGGAGTAGTTTTCAGATACGATTGTATTGGCAAAAATATCCAGGTTACTACCATTTCTGGTTACAGCAATAAAGGGGTTTATTTCTCCGATGAATTAAACGTCAAGGAATGTGAGCTTAGAGGAGATAGCTGCGATCTGGTGACCCGCCTTTATGCCTTTGGCAAAGAAGGTCTTACTTTCGAAGAGATTAACTCTGGCCGCGCTTATGTAGACAACTTCCAGTATACCTCCAAAGTGATCACACATGTATGGGTTGATACACGTTATGAAATAGCTGAAGAACTCTTGGCTGCGGCTACTAAAAAGATAGAAGCTTTATCAATTCCCAATCGGGTTTATACTGCATCAGTTGTCGATCTGGCCAGTCTTTTGCCAGATCAATATGGAGATTTATCTATCTCCATTGGTGATAAGGTAACGCTGATTGACCGGATTCGTGGGATTGAGATTGAACACCAGATTGTTAAGCTGATTACTTATCCGGATTCCCCCGAAAAGAATGTAGCTGAGTTGGGCCGGATTTCAACCGATTTTGAATCGACTATCACTAAGCTAAAGAATGAAGAAATCAAAGAAGTCGTGGATGATACTGTGCCTGAAGCAGTTGATACTTATATTTCGGAACATTACGGCAAATGGGTCTGTGTAGAAGAATACCCGGAAGTGATGGAAGACAATACCCTATATTTAAAATACGTTTCTAAGTGA
- a CDS encoding phage tail protein → MADNFGLKIGIEGEKEFKNALQDINRTFKVLGSEMKLMESQFDKQDQSLEAVTARNEQLNKAIDAQKDKIKTLEKALDNAATSFGENDRRTQNWVIQLNNAKAHLNKLENEVNKNEKALDGLEDGFNDAERQAGQFEKAIDRAGNQADNSSNKFSSLGGILKGVGIAMGSAFVAVGAAAVSSAKSLTDMTVGAAAYADEMITTSTVAGVSVESLQAYQYAAELVDVSMETLTGSMAKQTRSMSSARDGSADMIAAYERLGVSVSNADGTLRNGEDVYWETIDALGRMEEGAERDALAMEIFGRSAQELNPLIAQGSAGIAELTDEAKQMGAVMSDETIAQLGKFDDTLQRLNAGSSAAKNALGTVLLPQLQLLADDGVTLLGEFTKGLQEAGGDFDKISEVIGETVGGLANMFLQNMPQVIEVGMEIVGAIGGAMLENLPMLIDTANQLIFTLLEGLLEALPQLTDGALQLVLSLVQGILDNLPAILESAMVMVATLIEGIAQALPELVPEIVECVMLMAQTLIDNAGLLLEAALALITGLAQGLINALPILIEALPQLIESFINYFVSNLPLVIETGINLIIALITGLITAIPKLIEALPQIIIALVKGFGQAVEAIYDVGINLVKGLWNGIVSMGQWIKEKVKGFFGGVVDNVKDLLGIHSPSTVFEDIGENMGAGVGIGFVNAMDKVATDMLQAVPTTLDVNMQTGSSRSTSQAIEATGAGNVPPIYIYTTVELDKKAVGHSLTPIVSKDLAFSLRGGKI, encoded by the coding sequence TTGGCAGATAATTTCGGCTTGAAAATTGGCATTGAAGGCGAAAAAGAATTTAAGAATGCGCTGCAGGATATCAATCGAACATTCAAAGTTTTAGGCAGCGAAATGAAACTGATGGAATCCCAGTTTGATAAACAGGATCAGAGCCTTGAAGCAGTAACCGCCAGAAATGAACAGCTAAATAAAGCCATTGATGCCCAAAAGGACAAGATCAAAACCCTTGAAAAGGCACTTGATAATGCTGCTACCTCCTTTGGTGAAAATGATCGCCGGACACAAAACTGGGTGATTCAGCTTAATAACGCCAAGGCCCATCTCAATAAGCTTGAAAATGAAGTCAACAAAAATGAAAAAGCCCTGGATGGGCTTGAAGATGGCTTTAATGATGCCGAGCGCCAAGCTGGTCAATTTGAAAAGGCCATTGACCGGGCAGGTAACCAGGCCGATAATTCTTCAAATAAATTTAGTTCGCTCGGCGGGATCCTAAAAGGGGTTGGCATTGCCATGGGATCAGCTTTTGTCGCCGTTGGCGCGGCGGCGGTTTCTTCTGCTAAATCCCTAACGGATATGACTGTCGGTGCTGCTGCTTATGCTGATGAAATGATCACCACTTCTACTGTTGCCGGGGTATCGGTTGAGAGCCTTCAGGCCTATCAGTATGCGGCTGAACTGGTGGATGTTTCCATGGAAACTCTGACCGGCTCCATGGCCAAACAAACAAGGTCCATGTCTTCAGCCCGGGATGGTTCTGCAGATATGATTGCTGCTTATGAACGTTTGGGTGTTTCTGTATCAAACGCCGATGGGACGCTTCGAAACGGTGAAGATGTCTATTGGGAAACAATCGATGCGCTTGGCCGAATGGAAGAAGGTGCTGAGCGTGATGCTCTGGCCATGGAGATTTTTGGACGATCCGCCCAGGAATTAAATCCCCTGATTGCTCAAGGCTCAGCTGGTATTGCTGAACTAACCGATGAAGCCAAACAAATGGGGGCTGTGATGAGTGATGAAACCATTGCTCAGCTTGGCAAATTTGATGATACTCTGCAGCGCTTGAACGCTGGCAGTTCAGCTGCTAAAAACGCGCTTGGGACAGTCCTACTTCCACAACTGCAACTCCTTGCTGACGATGGCGTTACCCTTCTTGGTGAATTTACCAAAGGACTCCAGGAAGCGGGTGGCGATTTTGATAAAATTTCTGAAGTGATCGGCGAGACGGTCGGCGGACTGGCAAATATGTTTCTGCAGAATATGCCTCAGGTCATTGAGGTTGGCATGGAGATTGTTGGAGCCATTGGAGGAGCAATGCTTGAGAACCTGCCAATGCTCATCGATACCGCCAATCAACTTATTTTTACATTACTCGAAGGTTTATTAGAAGCTCTTCCACAGCTAACGGATGGGGCACTCCAACTAGTCCTCTCACTGGTTCAGGGGATTCTTGATAATCTGCCAGCAATTCTTGAAAGCGCTATGGTGATGGTTGCAACCTTAATTGAGGGGATTGCTCAGGCGCTGCCGGAGCTAGTACCTGAGATTGTTGAATGTGTCATGCTGATGGCCCAAACCCTGATTGATAATGCTGGCTTACTGCTTGAAGCAGCCTTAGCCCTCATCACTGGTTTGGCACAGGGATTGATTAATGCCTTACCGATTTTAATTGAAGCGCTGCCGCAGCTGATTGAATCTTTTATCAACTATTTTGTTTCCAACCTTCCTCTGGTGATTGAAACAGGAATTAACCTGATCATCGCCTTAATTACAGGCCTGATTACAGCCATTCCCAAACTCATCGAAGCCTTACCACAGATTATCATTGCTTTGGTAAAAGGATTTGGTCAGGCCGTTGAAGCCATTTATGATGTTGGCATTAACCTGGTTAAAGGTTTATGGAACGGGATTGTCTCAATGGGGCAATGGATTAAAGAAAAAGTAAAAGGTTTCTTTGGCGGGGTGGTCGACAATGTCAAAGATCTTTTAGGCATTCATTCTCCGTCAACCGTCTTTGAGGACATTGGTGAAAATATGGGGGCAGGTGTTGGCATCGGTTTTGTGAATGCTATGGATAAAGTTGCAACTGATATGCTTCAGGCCGTCCCGACCACTTTGGATGTCAATATGCAAACCGGATCAAGCAGGTCAACCAGTCAGGCAATTGAAGCGACTGGCGCAGGGAATGTTCCACCCATCTATATTTACACGACTGTTGAACTGGATAAAAAAGCCGTTGGCCATTCCTTGACCCCAATTGTTTCTAAAGACCTGGCATTTAGTTTACGGGGAGGTAAAATCTGA